Proteins from one Panicum virgatum strain AP13 chromosome 7K, P.virgatum_v5, whole genome shotgun sequence genomic window:
- the LOC120640047 gene encoding translation initiation factor IF-2-like — MSRAPPLHAVLPAHVAPPRRGTLQPARRPAALRHGWRRASGAARLAVGGAASRAAPGEDVGASAWLPPPQPADLGRVSQRRGAAPPLAFRAAAAVHAARWRSAASSGGAAGGTRLQADLGHGSRCRGGRSLAMAPGGAAGGEPRRRRRPPLLLLLLLLVLLPLAAARPGGRASPAFASASSPPTPSPPLYLYLLYRWERVPRHGVCRVEPGGDLGGAGWPRRRAGIHGGQGAPCDAAPPGGRGVVLHQDLHGERSCCRRRPSPQGSSSTATLSLLRIPSGIPEVENRVVGVPCGVMDHMASACGEANKLLAMVCQPAEVAELVNIPINSYTF, encoded by the exons ATGTCGCGCGCGCCGCCTCTCCACGCCGTCCTGCCCGCCCacgtcgcgccgccccggcgCGGCACCCTGCAGCCGGCCCGGCGCCCAGCAGCTCTTAGGCACGGATGGAGGAGGGCGTCGGGGGCGGCGCGTCTAGCTGTCGGGGGAGCCGCGtcgagggcggcgccgggggaGGACGTCGGGGCCAGCGCCTGG ctcccgccgccgcagcccgcggACCTCGGCCGCGTCTcccagcggcgcggcgcggccccccCCCTCGcgttccgcgccgccgccgccgtccatgcGGCGAGGTGGAGGTCGGCCGCGTcttccggcggcgcggcgggcggaacTCGGCTTCAGGCGGATCTCGGCCACGGCTCCCGGtgccgcggcgggcggagctTGGCTATGGCTCCCGGTGGCGCAGCGGGCGGGGaaccccgccggcggcgacggccccctctcctcctcctcctcctcctcctcgtcctcctccctctcgcggccgcgcggccgggcgggcgggccTCGCCCGCGTTCGCGTCCGCCTCTTCTCCTCCCACCCCCAGTCCCCCACTCTACCTCTACCTCCTTTACCGCTGGGAGCGCGTTCCTCGTCATGGAGTATGCCGGGTGGAGCCTGGCGGAGATCTTGGAGGAGCAGGATggccgcggcgccgggcggGCATCCACGGAGGCCAAGGCGCGCCGTGTGATGCGGCGCCTCCTGGAGGGCGCGGCGTCGTCCTGCACCAGGACCTTCATGGAGAAAGAAGCTGTTGTCGGCGTCGCCCAAGTCCTCAAGGAAGCAGCTCTACGGCAACCTTGTCGCTGCTGAGAATCCCAAGTGGAATCCCCGAG GTTGAGAATCGTGTTGTCGGAGTTCCTTGTGGGGTAATGGACCATATGGCATCTGCTTGTGGAGAAGCTAACAAACTCCTTGCGATGGTTTGCCAG CCTGCAGAAGTTGCTGAACTGGTTAACATTCCAATCAACTCATATACTTTTTAA